In Desulfovibrio inopinatus DSM 10711, a genomic segment contains:
- a CDS encoding sigma-54 interaction domain-containing protein, which yields MNKKKNAPRYEIGLRILVPLIVGGATFIAVMSILSSDILQHFKSIANQTLFTATVAGTISLLGSGIAVSIFLRPISQFMKEAQAGLEHTRPPEKQRTRVDLEQFERVSQQVTQVLNKLDAKAYFPDFKGESRALRGLLKQVLEVAGSNATVLITGESGTGKELVAQGVHAQSRRAEKPFIAINCAAIASGILESELFGHEKGAFTGAIANKKGKFELAHGGTLFLDEIGDMPMETQAKILRVIETGCVERVGGVKTHHIDVRIVAATNHDLKSKIQRGEFREDLFHRLNVFPILVPPLRERREDIPALADFFLEKAEKSQTLSAEALALLMTYDYPGNVRELKNIVERSSVRASVQTAIAPDILPEEIVGSLLPHTTPQLETFSTSSTNLDAKLAAYEKGLIEAALSQTQGIQNTAAELLGIKPRSLWHRVKKHGIEPTSFK from the coding sequence ATGAATAAAAAAAAGAATGCTCCGCGTTATGAAATAGGTTTACGGATTCTTGTCCCACTTATCGTTGGGGGGGCAACATTCATTGCAGTCATGTCTATTCTTTCAAGTGACATCCTGCAGCATTTCAAATCGATCGCCAATCAAACTCTCTTTACAGCGACCGTGGCCGGCACCATATCCCTTTTGGGGTCGGGTATAGCTGTCAGTATTTTCCTTCGTCCTATTTCCCAGTTTATGAAAGAAGCGCAAGCCGGACTGGAACATACACGTCCACCTGAGAAACAACGCACACGCGTTGACCTGGAACAATTCGAGCGCGTTTCGCAGCAAGTGACACAGGTTCTGAACAAGCTCGATGCAAAGGCTTATTTTCCTGATTTCAAAGGCGAATCGCGCGCCCTACGAGGCTTACTGAAACAGGTTTTAGAAGTTGCTGGAAGCAATGCCACGGTGCTGATCACCGGAGAATCCGGGACAGGTAAGGAGCTGGTGGCTCAGGGGGTGCACGCACAAAGTCGGAGAGCAGAGAAACCGTTCATCGCCATCAACTGCGCAGCCATTGCGTCGGGAATCTTGGAAAGCGAGTTGTTTGGACATGAAAAAGGTGCTTTTACCGGTGCAATCGCCAATAAAAAAGGCAAATTTGAACTTGCACATGGGGGGACCCTTTTTCTTGATGAAATCGGCGATATGCCGATGGAAACACAAGCAAAGATATTACGCGTTATTGAAACCGGATGCGTTGAGCGTGTCGGCGGTGTCAAAACACACCACATTGATGTACGCATTGTCGCCGCGACAAACCATGATCTCAAATCCAAAATTCAACGCGGAGAATTTCGAGAAGACCTGTTCCATCGACTCAATGTCTTTCCTATACTTGTCCCGCCCCTTCGTGAGCGACGAGAAGATATTCCTGCTCTCGCTGATTTTTTTCTCGAAAAAGCTGAAAAAAGCCAAACGTTATCGGCTGAGGCCTTGGCGCTTCTCATGACGTATGATTATCCTGGAAATGTCCGTGAACTAAAGAACATTGTTGAACGATCATCGGTACGGGCCTCTGTACAAACAGCAATTGCACCAGATATTCTTCCGGAAGAAATCGTGGGGTCACTGCTCCCTCACACTACGCCTCAGCTCGAAACCTTCTCAACATCCAGCACCAATCTTGATGCAAAACTCGCAGCTTATGAAAAAGGCCTCATCGAAGCTGCACTGTCACAAACTCAGGGCATCCAGAATACAGCCGCGGAACTTCTTGGCATCAAACCACGAAGTCTCTGGCACCGTGTGAAGAAGCATGGAATTGAACCGACATCATTTAAATGA
- a CDS encoding type IV pilin protein, with translation MQEKEMKKNEKQRGFTLIEIISVLVILGVLAAVAVPRFTDLTEDARNKAALQAVAEGQSRLSMAVAKLILEGNTEPNASAVVKKAGAGAEEKTLDIGDYTLTFDPNDTKQTVAIKATGDKDTNANGSEATGTWTSPIEAKPTPTP, from the coding sequence ATGCAAGAAAAAGAAATGAAAAAAAACGAAAAGCAACGAGGCTTTACCCTCATTGAAATTATCTCCGTATTGGTCATTTTGGGGGTTCTGGCTGCTGTCGCTGTTCCGAGGTTTACCGATCTCACGGAAGATGCAAGGAACAAAGCAGCTTTACAAGCTGTGGCAGAAGGTCAATCCAGACTCTCAATGGCTGTTGCTAAACTCATCCTCGAGGGGAATACGGAACCAAATGCTTCAGCCGTAGTAAAAAAAGCTGGAGCTGGAGCTGAAGAGAAAACACTGGATATTGGAGACTATACATTGACTTTTGATCCAAACGATACAAAGCAGACTGTTGCAATTAAAGCTACTGGCGATAAAGACACAAATGCCAATGGCTCAGAAGCGACAGGGACTTGGACTTCACCTATTGAAGCAAAACCTACACCTACACCATAA
- a CDS encoding prepilin-type N-terminal cleavage/methylation domain-containing protein, which translates to MKTTKDTHQSRRNTLALNGFTLVELLSVLVLIAILTTFFIGRYTDLISQSQRQASQAALAEAYSRCSAAVSRLIFTNKAWPEGNEITAFLIDNNDEDLGDYTATYTFKDDSSEISIEIARKTTAGAAQTLLTGSWPYSPD; encoded by the coding sequence ATGAAGACAACAAAAGATACTCACCAATCAAGACGAAATACTTTGGCACTGAATGGTTTTACTTTAGTAGAACTGCTCTCTGTTCTCGTACTCATTGCAATACTCACAACATTCTTTATTGGACGTTATACAGACCTTATTTCTCAATCTCAAAGACAAGCGTCTCAAGCTGCACTTGCAGAAGCATATTCACGCTGCTCAGCTGCTGTTTCAAGATTAATTTTTACAAATAAAGCATGGCCAGAAGGCAATGAAATAACTGCATTTCTCATCGACAACAACGATGAAGACCTTGGAGATTACACAGCAACATATACATTTAAAGATGATAGCTCTGAAATTTCTATCGAAATAGCAAGAAAAACAACTGCGGGAGCTGCACAGACACTGTTAACTGGCTCTTGGCCTTATTCACCAGATTGA
- a CDS encoding glycosyltransferase family 2 protein, producing the protein MQKSIGIDLNQQSTLLHLAIIMPVYNEEDAIKGVLMDWVSMQDALSLDYELHVYNDGSTDNTAEVVRDVEAMHPCVVLHDRKENWGHGPTILAAYREHLHVPWIFQTDSDGEIGPEHFPELWEKREDYDLLLGYRTGRKSLSSENSPLGAPERS; encoded by the coding sequence ATGCAAAAGAGCATTGGTATTGATTTGAACCAACAATCAACATTATTGCATCTTGCCATCATCATGCCCGTCTACAACGAAGAAGACGCCATCAAAGGCGTCCTCATGGATTGGGTAAGCATGCAGGACGCGCTGTCTCTTGACTATGAGCTGCATGTCTATAATGACGGTTCAACCGATAATACGGCAGAAGTGGTGCGAGACGTTGAAGCGATGCATCCCTGCGTCGTGCTGCATGATCGTAAGGAAAATTGGGGACATGGCCCGACGATTCTAGCGGCCTACCGCGAACATCTCCATGTGCCGTGGATATTCCAAACAGATTCCGATGGAGAGATCGGCCCCGAACATTTCCCCGAACTGTGGGAAAAGCGCGAAGACTATGATTTACTTCTCGGCTATCGTACGGGAAGAAAATCCCTCTCATCAGAAAACTCGCCACTTGGGGCGCCCGAACGCTCGTGA
- a CDS encoding PulJ/GspJ family protein, producing the protein MKTHRGFTLIEIIAVLVLTAILVVTGVQLLSNIMLGYVSAEQTYQNTQKAQVALDRIVVELTSVASMGAITACSQSNITYTDGTNIFMIYQTGSVVLYNMGGVVGTQDYTLMDDVDQNNGLRFTCYDSYTGTSVAASVGDIKLVDVALRFSVGQDLFKDLSTQVAIQSY; encoded by the coding sequence ATGAAGACACATCGTGGTTTCACGCTGATTGAAATCATTGCCGTCCTCGTCTTGACGGCTATTTTGGTTGTCACCGGTGTGCAACTTCTTTCCAATATTATGCTTGGGTATGTTTCTGCCGAGCAGACGTATCAAAATACACAAAAAGCACAAGTTGCATTGGATCGTATTGTCGTTGAGCTGACGTCTGTAGCGTCCATGGGCGCTATAACAGCGTGTTCACAATCGAATATAACGTATACCGATGGAACGAATATTTTTATGATTTATCAAACTGGCTCTGTTGTATTGTATAATATGGGTGGTGTCGTAGGAACTCAAGATTATACGCTTATGGACGATGTTGATCAAAACAATGGATTGCGATTTACGTGTTACGATAGCTACACCGGGACATCGGTTGCAGCAAGTGTTGGAGATATTAAACTTGTTGATGTTGCATTGAGATTTTCGGTTGGACAAGATTTGTTCAAAGATCTTTCGACGCAAGTTGCCATACAGAGTTATTAA
- a CDS encoding type II secretion system protein has translation MKTTNRPIPQTGFTLLEIILTLVILGIAATTIVPFMGWKLMRSGDVESRLETDVALNQVMERMVAHYTDLMSSCSSLATCKARLDELYGGSDSTDDIGSAGSTVSSGDYGTYYVQENKYVDYDKNTNTFVNGGTSSLYLLVIIKPDAASQLSLTYLFSAYAGGGASDES, from the coding sequence ATGAAAACAACGAACAGACCAATTCCGCAGACAGGATTCACCCTGCTCGAAATCATTTTGACACTTGTCATTCTCGGTATTGCGGCAACGACCATTGTTCCTTTCATGGGGTGGAAGCTCATGCGAAGTGGGGATGTGGAGAGCCGCCTCGAAACAGATGTGGCATTGAATCAAGTCATGGAGAGGATGGTTGCTCATTATACAGATTTGATGTCTAGCTGTTCTTCATTGGCTACATGCAAAGCACGGCTCGATGAACTCTATGGTGGGTCGGATTCAACGGATGATATTGGAAGTGCCGGATCGACTGTGAGCAGTGGTGATTATGGAACGTACTACGTTCAAGAAAATAAGTATGTTGACTATGACAAAAATACTAATACTTTTGTGAATGGGGGGACTTCTTCCCTTTACCTTCTCGTGATAATCAAGCCTGATGCAGCCTCGCAATTGAGCCTCACCTATCTTTTTTCAGCATATGCTGGTGGTGGGGCTTCCGATGAGTCATGA
- a CDS encoding prepilin-type N-terminal cleavage/methylation domain-containing protein — translation MKKRKNAMASQRPSGFTMIEIISVLLLVGVLAAVVTPRMMNVGVDAIAEADALKVALRYAQIRAMSDIDTWGIQVNANSYQLVENNADVIGATLPGESDTHTFPTGVSVTAGAATYYFNWRGMPTDSTGNTAVTTTETITVTGGQAVNISITPYTGFIP, via the coding sequence ATGAAAAAGCGAAAGAACGCCATGGCATCACAACGGCCTTCCGGCTTTACCATGATTGAAATCATTTCCGTTCTTCTTCTCGTCGGAGTTCTTGCCGCCGTGGTCACTCCCCGCATGATGAATGTCGGAGTCGATGCGATTGCCGAAGCCGATGCCCTCAAAGTGGCTTTGCGCTATGCACAGATTAGAGCGATGAGTGATATTGATACGTGGGGAATTCAGGTCAATGCAAATAGTTATCAGCTTGTCGAAAATAATGCCGATGTCATAGGTGCCACGCTACCCGGAGAATCCGATACGCATACTTTTCCGACTGGAGTCAGTGTCACAGCCGGTGCGGCGACCTATTACTTTAACTGGCGCGGCATGCCGACCGATAGTACCGGCAACACTGCCGTGACAACGACGGAAACCATTACAGTGACAGGCGGACAGGCGGTAAACATTTCCATCACGCCGTATACCGGCTTTATTCCGTAA
- a CDS encoding glycosyltransferase family 2 protein — protein sequence MQSSLLALWNEIPPYVRIRLLVGSTGSTQLIDVAETALRAASESMESGNANMTKTLLHLTRSAMVDAWTESPANLGLANQLVAVGARVAAVVGEDKSPLLHVLSRCGTRYDVDVDTRYYLRTLQKNDTEKAGQYCSTQFGKSGNYFWLDKVHELALQDHRPDVLDAFLQQHDEVLHRPVSTLLHAEAAYLAHDYARAESIYRTIENDPVLAECTPAFLPRRAEMQYRQGHRGDCLAFLRQALQRRPLTAHLTYRLFDLLSETDTAITVPSGRTAVLLYTYNKAEVLEKTLESLCGTDLPGVRLVVLDNASTDGTKDVLAKYAALLPSFQVVTLPVNIGAPAARNWLMALPEVQECDHIAYLDDDVLLPSDWLGRLYAGFDRYPEAGVIGARIADAVSPDALQAVGFHLLASLYPASGNIPLDDPLFDLAAIHSQSADSGQFRLMSPCTSVMGCCHLFKTETLNTVGPFDIRFNPTQFDDVDHDLRLSLQGRSPVYQGHLRVEHMSTLQGNRFVSGSKLGNSAANKHKLQTKYSLKELTQLATFQYETIESDFFEKLRHVVAAECMDG from the coding sequence ATGCAATCTTCGTTGTTGGCTTTGTGGAATGAGATCCCCCCGTATGTGCGTATACGGTTGCTTGTTGGCTCCACCGGTTCAACACAATTGATTGATGTTGCAGAAACCGCGTTGCGCGCCGCCTCGGAAAGTATGGAGTCCGGCAACGCCAATATGACGAAGACGCTCCTGCACTTGACACGAAGCGCCATGGTGGATGCATGGACCGAAAGCCCGGCCAATCTGGGCTTGGCCAACCAGCTCGTTGCGGTCGGTGCTCGTGTTGCTGCGGTTGTTGGGGAAGATAAGTCTCCATTACTCCATGTTCTTTCAAGATGCGGCACACGTTACGATGTCGATGTGGATACGCGGTATTATCTTCGTACATTACAAAAAAATGACACGGAGAAAGCCGGGCAATATTGTTCCACGCAATTTGGGAAATCAGGAAATTATTTTTGGCTGGATAAAGTGCATGAGTTGGCATTGCAAGACCACCGGCCCGATGTCTTGGACGCATTTCTCCAGCAACACGATGAGGTGTTGCACCGTCCTGTTTCGACGCTTCTCCATGCCGAGGCAGCCTATTTAGCGCACGACTATGCTCGTGCGGAATCCATCTACCGCACGATAGAGAATGACCCCGTTCTTGCTGAATGCACTCCTGCATTCTTACCACGTCGCGCAGAGATGCAGTACAGGCAAGGACATCGAGGCGACTGCCTCGCTTTCTTGCGCCAGGCTCTCCAAAGGCGGCCGTTGACAGCGCATCTCACCTATCGACTGTTCGACCTCCTTTCCGAGACGGATACGGCAATAACGGTACCTTCAGGTCGCACGGCGGTCTTGTTGTATACGTACAATAAGGCTGAGGTCCTTGAGAAGACCCTTGAAAGTCTGTGTGGAACGGATTTACCCGGCGTTCGTCTTGTTGTGCTTGATAATGCAAGTACGGATGGGACGAAGGATGTGCTGGCCAAGTATGCCGCGCTTTTGCCTTCGTTTCAGGTGGTGACACTCCCCGTGAACATTGGCGCTCCGGCGGCCCGCAATTGGCTCATGGCCTTGCCGGAAGTGCAGGAGTGTGACCATATTGCCTACCTTGATGATGATGTCTTGCTTCCTTCGGATTGGCTTGGCCGACTGTATGCCGGTTTTGATCGCTATCCCGAAGCCGGGGTGATCGGTGCCCGCATTGCCGATGCCGTTTCGCCTGATGCGCTGCAGGCGGTGGGGTTTCATCTTCTTGCGTCGTTATACCCTGCTTCCGGGAACATCCCCTTGGACGATCCGCTATTCGATTTGGCGGCCATACACAGCCAAAGCGCCGATTCCGGCCAATTCCGCCTGATGTCTCCGTGTACATCCGTGATGGGATGTTGCCACCTTTTCAAAACAGAAACACTCAATACCGTTGGACCGTTTGATATTCGGTTCAATCCCACACAATTCGATGACGTTGACCATGATCTTCGTCTTTCATTGCAGGGAAGAAGCCCCGTCTATCAGGGGCATCTTCGCGTTGAACACATGAGTACATTGCAGGGAAATCGATTTGTTTCCGGCTCAAAACTCGGCAATTCCGCTGCAAATAAGCACAAGTTGCAGACAAAATACTCTTTGAAGGAGCTGACGCAACTTGCTACATTTCAGTATGAGACCATTGAATCAGATTTTTTTGAGAAATTGCGGCATGTTGTTGCGGCCGAGTGTATGGATGGATAG
- a CDS encoding lytic transglycosylase domain-containing protein, whose product MSIATKRIIVGGAFGLVFLLFVSTYACAYSLYGQTDEYGIVHLSTAPRDGLVLIYEGKNKPTLGMAAIRKLIKKHGGEAKEMKKEWIAEHVPAQLLKPRKGRPFPKVKPSAKILKYIDASSKRHKLDPELVYAVIEQESGFANFAVSPKGAQGLMQIMPETQALLGLTEPFDPARNIEAGTRYLRWMMDKFKHVKLALAAYNAGPEAVSRYNGIPPYEETRYYVARILSRYAMLKGI is encoded by the coding sequence ATGAGTATTGCGACGAAGCGCATCATCGTTGGGGGTGCTTTCGGTCTGGTTTTTCTCCTTTTCGTATCAACGTATGCATGCGCATATTCTTTGTATGGACAGACGGATGAGTACGGGATTGTCCATCTGAGCACCGCCCCTCGGGATGGGCTGGTGTTGATTTATGAAGGGAAAAACAAACCGACACTCGGTATGGCGGCTATTCGGAAACTTATCAAAAAACATGGCGGAGAAGCCAAAGAAATGAAGAAGGAGTGGATTGCCGAGCATGTGCCGGCACAGCTTCTGAAGCCTCGAAAGGGGCGTCCATTTCCGAAAGTGAAACCGTCGGCGAAAATTCTCAAATATATCGACGCATCAAGCAAAAGGCATAAACTCGATCCGGAGCTTGTTTACGCTGTGATTGAGCAGGAATCCGGATTCGCCAATTTTGCGGTCTCACCCAAGGGAGCGCAAGGACTTATGCAGATTATGCCTGAGACACAGGCGTTGCTCGGTTTGACCGAGCCGTTTGATCCTGCTCGCAATATTGAAGCCGGCACACGGTATTTGCGCTGGATGATGGATAAATTCAAGCATGTTAAATTGGCGTTGGCCGCATATAACGCCGGTCCCGAAGCGGTCAGTCGATATAATGGCATCCCTCCATACGAGGAAACACGGTATTACGTAGCCCGTATATTGTCGCGTTATGCTATGCTGAAAGGAATATGA
- a CDS encoding M48 family metallopeptidase: protein MPLYVTGLSPYSLQMKISPLYSRVRRLHVVVWVVICLLVGMAGCAQAPYTGRSQLILLDKEQEMLLGMKASEEVKRTERLSTDARRVALVNRVGRRIAAGAARPEYQWEFYVVANDTPNAFALPGGKVYVYEGMFKYARTENQLATVMAHEIAHVIARHGVERMSSQMALSLGGDLAGLMVSGGDAAAFNTFQQLYGFGSQVAVGLPHSRSQESEADRIGLILMAKAGYDPRSALSFWQNMLYTDTSQLPFFLSTHPTDEERIADLVDDMPEAMQYYTPVQKEPRSYLPGAFDAPYSPPSSGYQPYRY, encoded by the coding sequence ATGCCTCTTTACGTCACCGGGCTGTCGCCTTATTCTCTCCAGATGAAGATCTCTCCTCTGTATTCTCGGGTTCGCCGCCTGCATGTTGTGGTGTGGGTTGTGATATGTCTTCTTGTCGGCATGGCGGGGTGTGCGCAAGCCCCGTATACAGGCCGTTCTCAACTGATCCTTCTGGATAAGGAACAGGAGATGCTTTTGGGGATGAAGGCGTCGGAAGAGGTGAAACGCACGGAGCGGCTCTCCACGGATGCTCGTCGTGTTGCCTTGGTCAATCGTGTTGGGCGACGAATTGCGGCGGGGGCTGCACGTCCTGAGTATCAATGGGAGTTTTATGTTGTCGCCAATGATACGCCGAATGCGTTCGCCCTGCCCGGTGGCAAAGTCTATGTGTATGAGGGGATGTTTAAATATGCCCGTACGGAAAACCAACTCGCCACGGTGATGGCCCATGAAATTGCCCATGTTATTGCCCGGCATGGGGTGGAGCGGATGAGTTCGCAAATGGCGTTATCTTTGGGAGGTGACCTTGCTGGTCTTATGGTCAGCGGGGGGGATGCTGCGGCGTTCAATACCTTTCAACAGCTGTATGGGTTTGGCTCCCAAGTCGCCGTTGGTCTGCCGCATAGTCGATCCCAGGAGTCCGAGGCTGACCGTATTGGCCTGATTCTTATGGCCAAAGCCGGCTACGATCCGCGGTCGGCGTTGTCATTTTGGCAGAATATGTTGTATACTGATACAAGCCAACTTCCGTTTTTTTTGTCCACTCACCCAACAGACGAAGAACGTATTGCTGACCTTGTCGACGATATGCCGGAAGCGATGCAATATTATACTCCCGTGCAAAAGGAGCCTCGGAGTTATCTTCCTGGTGCATTCGATGCTCCGTATTCTCCGCCATCAAGCGGTTACCAGCCGTATCGATATTGA
- a CDS encoding helix-turn-helix domain-containing protein, whose protein sequence is MSEGNPMDRLVIAGLEQICSEMSCSKKTLYKWIRQRQFPAFKLDGIWRCRPKDVDVWLERQRRTATSRGSGRRSVPR, encoded by the coding sequence ATGAGCGAGGGAAATCCAATGGATCGACTTGTTATTGCAGGGTTGGAGCAGATTTGTTCGGAGATGAGTTGTTCGAAAAAAACGTTGTATAAATGGATTCGGCAACGGCAATTTCCTGCCTTCAAATTGGATGGAATCTGGCGGTGTCGTCCAAAAGATGTGGATGTCTGGCTGGAACGTCAACGACGTACAGCGACATCGAGGGGTTCTGGGCGACGATCTGTTCCTCGATAA
- a CDS encoding LexA family transcriptional regulator, with product MKKNSTHKTYYTDGNAVDDILGRIKTVLAVKTQTELARLLDVGKQSITDAKKRGRIPADWLMRLGRLKDVNPVWLETGQGTPFLHAEKQHVTGLMEYPGHYHSNDFIYIPLVKAKWSPDQDTLESDHDIESYYAFRREWLKGKGQIAHMRLLRVTGESMVPTLRDDDIVLVDLSQTDILTGKIFAVGIDDEICIKRLDKKPGIIVLISDNRLLYPPIDIEPDNSANVRIIGRVVWMAREAM from the coding sequence ATGAAGAAGAATAGTACGCATAAGACGTATTATACGGACGGGAACGCAGTGGACGACATCCTCGGACGCATCAAAACCGTTCTTGCCGTTAAAACTCAAACCGAACTGGCTCGACTTCTCGATGTCGGCAAACAGTCCATCACCGACGCCAAGAAACGTGGCCGCATTCCTGCTGATTGGCTCATGCGACTGGGACGTCTTAAAGACGTCAATCCTGTCTGGCTCGAAACGGGCCAGGGGACACCTTTTCTCCATGCCGAAAAACAGCATGTGACGGGACTCATGGAGTACCCCGGGCACTACCACTCCAACGACTTTATCTATATCCCCCTTGTCAAAGCGAAATGGTCACCCGACCAAGATACGCTGGAATCGGATCACGACATTGAATCGTATTATGCCTTTCGCCGTGAGTGGCTCAAGGGCAAGGGACAAATTGCGCACATGCGACTTCTTCGCGTTACAGGAGAATCCATGGTGCCAACCCTGCGAGACGACGACATCGTGCTCGTTGACCTCTCACAAACCGATATTCTGACGGGGAAAATATTCGCCGTTGGTATTGATGATGAAATATGTATAAAACGGCTCGATAAAAAACCTGGGATCATTGTTCTCATCAGCGATAATCGCCTTCTTTACCCCCCCATAGACATCGAACCGGACAATTCTGCGAATGTCCGCATCATAGGAAGGGTTGTCTGGATGGCTCGTGAGGCTATGTAA
- a CDS encoding lytic murein transglycosylase: MNRGCLPLAGRGLAVIVHVWLATLCLAVLVFTPHSRAATQEETNPFIWQSLVERLAKDGWDRDTVNFLYTKSGAVFDPNIMGNKVDALTERRFAQRTQRPEKQSDLGENPSEIPLEQSGYRYYLKPWVIAWAREYTKENQALLERAYETYGVPTEFQVAILLVESKLGSTLGDRKAFDVLSSMALTADFSLLEPHLESLTSTSRREYAKGYVAKRAQWAYTELSSLLKYASANNQDPTTIPSSIYGAIGICQFIPSNALRYGVDGNGDGRVDLFLLEDAIPSLANYLKQHGWTADLTEDERDKILFAYNHSTTYVRAISSIAVQLKNLSDDAPYSGGSCRASGIRHEGYPNQHEPLSPRSSPSGHFSNS, translated from the coding sequence ATGAACCGGGGTTGTCTTCCTCTTGCCGGCCGCGGTTTGGCGGTTATAGTTCATGTGTGGCTCGCCACATTATGTCTTGCCGTTCTTGTTTTTACTCCCCATAGTCGAGCGGCAACTCAAGAAGAAACGAATCCGTTTATTTGGCAATCGCTGGTTGAGCGTTTGGCAAAGGATGGGTGGGACCGCGATACCGTCAATTTTCTTTACACCAAGTCCGGTGCTGTCTTTGATCCTAATATTATGGGCAATAAAGTCGATGCACTGACCGAGCGCCGTTTTGCCCAGCGTACCCAACGACCGGAGAAGCAGTCTGACTTGGGTGAGAATCCGTCTGAAATACCTCTCGAACAATCCGGATATCGATATTACCTCAAGCCGTGGGTCATTGCGTGGGCTCGTGAGTACACTAAAGAAAATCAAGCCCTTCTTGAACGAGCGTATGAGACGTATGGAGTACCAACGGAGTTTCAGGTGGCCATTTTGCTTGTGGAGAGCAAACTTGGTTCCACGTTGGGAGACCGCAAGGCCTTTGATGTGTTGTCGAGTATGGCCTTGACGGCGGATTTTTCCTTGCTTGAACCCCATCTGGAATCTCTGACATCGACAAGCCGTCGCGAGTACGCCAAGGGCTATGTGGCGAAGCGTGCGCAATGGGCCTATACCGAGCTTTCATCTCTGCTCAAGTATGCGAGTGCCAACAATCAAGACCCGACGACTATTCCCAGCTCTATTTATGGAGCTATCGGAATTTGTCAATTTATCCCGAGCAATGCTTTGCGTTATGGGGTGGATGGGAATGGTGATGGTCGAGTTGATCTTTTTCTTTTGGAAGATGCTATTCCGAGTTTGGCAAACTATCTGAAGCAGCATGGATGGACGGCCGATCTCACCGAAGACGAGCGAGATAAGATTCTTTTTGCGTACAATCATAGTACAACATACGTGCGGGCCATCTCGTCGATAGCTGTTCAGCTTAAAAATTTATCAGACGATGCGCCATATTCAGGTGGCTCGTGTCGCGCCTCTGGAATTCGACACGAAGGATATCCCAATCAGCACGAACCGTTGTCTCCGCGTTCCTCCCCTTCTGGACATTTTTCCAATTCATAA
- a CDS encoding C40 family peptidase, with product MPQKIRSNTWYSHSVTRLGIALILSIALSACGGGPSLPSPPVGLGSGKDIVNTARSLIGTPYHYGGCDPDDGFDCSGFVKWVYEYNGYSMPRSTRQLIKTGISVRSSRIQPGDLIFFNVARKGNALHVGISTGPDLFIHSPSSGGRVREERLSHIYWRAHFLSARRIIR from the coding sequence GTGCCTCAAAAAATACGCTCCAACACATGGTACTCCCACAGTGTGACACGCCTCGGCATCGCCTTGATTTTATCCATAGCGCTCTCTGCTTGTGGTGGTGGTCCGTCATTGCCATCTCCTCCGGTAGGGCTTGGTTCCGGCAAAGATATCGTCAATACGGCTCGTTCACTCATCGGAACGCCCTATCATTATGGGGGGTGTGACCCTGACGACGGATTCGATTGTTCCGGATTTGTGAAATGGGTCTATGAATACAATGGTTACTCCATGCCGCGAAGCACCAGGCAACTCATCAAAACCGGCATATCGGTTCGCTCGTCACGAATCCAACCCGGCGATCTAATTTTTTTTAATGTCGCCCGCAAAGGCAACGCGTTACATGTTGGCATTTCAACCGGACCGGATCTTTTTATCCATAGTCCAAGCTCGGGGGGACGTGTTCGAGAAGAACGGCTTTCCCATATTTATTGGCGGGCTCATTTTCTCAGCGCTCGACGAATTATCCGTTAA